ggagctgcccgagacacagagggatgttcatttcttgtcagccaacaaagccaagggaaggcacagctccatcaaatgccaaagtcatccttctccctggctctgcccctgatccccacagcctgtcctgtttccttcatccctcctTTGCCAGGACTCTCTGGGCCAAGGGAGCTCTTCTCTGGCTACGGAGGGAGGTCCAAGTTccaccactggagtgggagccacgactcatcaggtttgtgtcctttgggggtcaggaactggtgagactcagaggcacagaaagtttctcttcatggccacCAGACCATTGTTGAACAGAATGCTATTTAATAACAATCTCACTCTTCCCTGAGCCATGTGCAacatcccagcagtgcctgatgAGTCCACCATCCATAAGAGATTTCCATACTAGAATTAATTTTAGACAAGCATGGTTCTGTGACAGATATAAAAACAATTAAGTCCTTGTATCAGGATACTCATCCTGGAGTTGGTGCAAAACAGCTCCagcaattcctgatttgcaaagctgtccgtggtggatggagaagggaggtcaggctgctcttggtgctgaggaaatgctgaaaccagcctgactcatttcatctcctcctgtcctggccgatctcccctctttcccctcccacccattggcttttgtctcccaccaggcccccgctgaagagcctggctctgtgttctccatcccctcctcgctggcactgccaggctgggatgaggagcccctcagccttccctgctctgggctggacaagcccagctccctcagcctctgctcacagcccaagggctccagccccaccttggaggcccttcccagaccctgctccagctgccagacatctttcctgccctgggcaacccaagccaggccacagtgacctggataatccccgtccttgatgtcctggtcacacagccctggccccttgtccccatgtcaggctctggggtggatcctgtggaacatcctttggtggaggctgtggctccaggtgggccggggggatcctgggggacagggaccccgctgggcatggacagcattggacttgttgggagaaactgtgagggggagctggggccgagtgaccaacccagtgacctgacacagccctgctgggatggcacacagcccctctgggatggcacagcctgctctgtgagctcacagccccttctctaatgtcacacagctggtctctgatgtcacagccaattctgtgatgtcacagtctgctctgtgatgtcatagtctgctgctctgtgatgtcacagctggctctgtgatgtcatataGGCAGTCTATGATGTCAAAGCTGCTTGATGACCTCACAttacccactctgtgatgtcatagcccactctgtgacctcatgttaccagatgatcaattgcctacaccagctgagctgacacctggagcttgttctccacatccccaggcctatggaaaccacacaaggcccattgtgtgagaaggggaactggaagttcagcagcctcagggtgctgccagctcagccaggcccactggaacattgggctccacgaccaccagggaccagcagagagacccccaggacagaagaacacatgggtaaaggggagggggaatatgttaatgattctggggaaatgattatcatatgtatgtttagtccaggacaatcaatgaatgtgtgtgcaaaatacagaaaataaacagaaactttcctgtactcagcatgcagggctttgggaggagctctcccccatgcatccagctgaataaagaatgctgcttctgaatgctacactggggttaaggagttttctgttttactgaatttttggtgacactcccactgccaaggaaagctctttctgctgctgttcacagacagagaagggctgggggcagatgtggggctcagaggctgcctggggcacagtgactaTGAAATCATCAAGctttcaatgttctgtgaatgaaggaggggcagcaacaaaacttccacactggaattaggaagggcagactttggcctgtttaggatgctgatttggggagaatcaaatcaggtactgatttattttaagggaaacagcccttaaaaacaaaggggtccaggaaggacaCACATTTCAAGAAGGTAATTtagggggaaggagcagcctgtcccagtgtggcaaaagatgagctggtaAGGAAAATGACTGTActggctgcccatggagcttttgtgggaactcGGGGGATAAAAGGACTGGCAACCCAGGAAGCATTTAATGATTTTAATGGgttattcagaaagaaaagttgagatGTGAAAGCTCAATTAGAACTTAACCTGGCggcttctgtaaaaaaaaaaaaggtttttataaAAAACATATTGTTGCAAAAGTAGGGAGAAGAAGAACCTCTACTATTTATTGGATGCAGTAGACAATATAGTaactaaagataaggaaaaggctgagctactGCACACCTTTTTTGTCTCAATTTTTAATATTAGGAcaggttgtcctcaggacaagtgttctcctgagctggtagatgggcacagggagcagaacagccccctggaatccaggaggaagcagctgctgacctgcggagccactcagatgctcacaggtgtatgggatcagatgggatctatcccagggggatgagggagctgtggatgagctccccaagctgctctccatcatttaccatcagtcctggctcagcagggagggcccagagcactggaggtgccagggtgagcccatccccaggaagggctggcaggaggagctggggaactccaggcctgtcagcctgacctgggtgcctggcaaggttatggaacagatcaccttgagtgccatcacagggcacccacaggatggcccagggatcagagccagccagctcagtggatttagggctggcaggtcctgcctggccaacctggtctccttttatgcccaggtgacccagctgtggatgtgggaaaggctgtggatgttgtgtgcctggactccagcagagcctttgactctgtctctgacagcattccctggaaaagctgcagcccacggcttgggcaggttccctcctgcctgggagatttaagagctggctggaggctgggcccagagagtggtggggatggtgctgcacccagctggtgtccaggcactggtgctgtccccagggatctgtgctgggcccagtcctgtttaatatcttcactgatggtctgggtgaggggatcgagtccagcattcacaaatggcagatggcaccaagctgggtgtgagtgtggatctgctggagggcaggacaagaagacacagccttaagctgcaccaggggaggctcaggctggacaataggaaggagttcttcacagaaagggtgagtgggaactggaatgggctggccaggggggaggtggcagagtcactgtccctctccagtggcactcagtggcatggtctgggtgacaaggcagtattagggcattggttggacttgatgatcccaaaggtcttttccagcctatttgattctgtcattctgtgatgattgggacactctggggccattgtgacactgcagggcctcgtggaactaagaggaccatggtgacactgtgcagccccacagaaccaggggtCCATGGTGGTActgtggggccaaatggacccagggagtgccctgtgacactctgggtcctcgtggaaccacagaggccattgtgacactgcagggcctcgtgtaaccaaggggtttcaccattttgaccctgcaaaaccaaggagaccattgggagactccagggcccagtggaaccaaggggccgttctgacactgcggggcctcatggcaccaaggggacactgtgacactgcaggatctgtgtaatcaaggggccactgagacacgatggggcctcaaggGATCTGGGAGAAcgttgtgacactgtgtggccttgtggaaacaaggagtccattgtgacactgaggggacttgtggaaccccagagaccatggtgacagtgtgggacctcatgtgaccatggggccattgtgacaccctgggccccatggaaacaaggggaccattgtcacattttgaggccccatggaaccaaggagaccagtgtgacagtgcagggcctggtgtgaccaagaggccattgtgacactgaggggccccatggaaccaaggacatcttcaCAAATGTCACCAAGCTGGATgtgagtgttgatctgctggagggtcagagggctctgcacagtgacttggacaggctggatccaggggatgaatccaacaaggtgaggtttaacaaatccAAGGGCCAGGCCCTGATATTTGgccccagtgctacaggctggggacaaagttccaggacagcagccaggcagaaagggccctgcagggactgatggacagcaggctggacatgaggcagcagtgtgcccaggtggccaagaaggccaatggctcctggcctggatcaggaatggtgtggccagcaggagcacagctgctgggccagcactgatctgccccagctctgcacacagacattgctgctgcagctccagagaaggcaacacaagggcatctctgcagaaaactctgctgggaaatCCGTTAGTTCATTTAAAGCCACTGAGAGCATAACCCCTCATTGatacagtctgtggccacagggtaggtggagggaaacaaaatgagaaatggtaCAATAAATGAGATTTATTTGTGGAAAAGattaaaaacctaaaataaaaagagaaagaacttCCAAAATTAAACCAACATGTACTATCTAAGATGACTTTTATtgcaagtgatttgcagaaattggccagcagtttaatgtttctgaaagcatccagtcatcagtctccacagtgaagccttgagctcctggttcctcaggctgtagatgagggggttcagggctggaggcaccaccgagtacagaactgacagggccacatccagggatggggaggacatggaggggggcttcaggttgGAAAATAtaccagtgctgaggaacagggagaccacagccaggtgagggaggcaggtggaaaaggctttgtgctgtccctgctcagaggggatcctcagcacagccctgaagatctgcacataagagaaaacaatgaacacaaaacaaccgaGTCCTAAACAGCCACTAACAGCAAGAAGTCTCAGTTCCCTGAGATAGGACTTGGAGCAGGAAAGCTTGAGGAtttgtgggatttcacagaagaactggcccagggcattgccatggcacaggggcagggaaaatgtattggccgtgtgcatgagagcattgagaaaggcactggcccaggcagctgc
The sequence above is a segment of the Agelaius phoeniceus isolate bAgePho1 unplaced genomic scaffold, bAgePho1.hap1 Scaffold_115, whole genome shotgun sequence genome. Coding sequences within it:
- the LOC129130574 gene encoding olfactory receptor 14A16-like, producing the protein MSNSSCIRHFLLLALADTRQLQLLHFCLLLGISLAALLGNGLIISAVACGHHLHTPMFFFLLNLALSDLGSICTTVPKAMHNSLWDTRDISYTGCAAQVFLIFFFLGSEYFLLTIMCYDRYVSICKPLHYGTLLGSRACAHMAAAAWASAFLNALMHTANTFSLPLCHGNALGQFFCEIPQILKLSCSKSYLRELRLLAVSGCLGLGCFVFIVFSYVQIFRAVLRIPSEQGQHKAFSTCLPHLAVVSLFLSTGIFSNLKPPSMSSPSLDVALSVLYSVVPPALNPLIYSLRNQELKASLWRLMTGCFQKH